A DNA window from Daucus carota subsp. sativus chromosome 3, DH1 v3.0, whole genome shotgun sequence contains the following coding sequences:
- the LOC108212122 gene encoding TATA-box-binding protein 1, with the protein MDHHSGLVPTIQNIVSTVNLDCRLDLKRIALSARNAEYNPKRFAAVIMRIKEPKTTALIFSSGKLVITGAKSEDKARLAARKFARVVEKIGYPVRFREFKIQNMVGSCDLGFPIRLEGISIHHAAFSSYEPELFPGLVYRMKDPKIVLLVFVSGKIVITGGKRKEEIYKAFANIYPVLTEFRKIVT; encoded by the coding sequence ATGGATCATCACTCAGGACTCGTGCCCACAATTCAGAACATAGTCTCGACGGTGAACCTGGATTGTCGCTTGGACTTGAAACGCATTGCGTTATCCGCAAGAAACGCTGAGTACAACCCTAAGAGATTCGCCGCTGTGATCATGCGGATAAAAGAGCCCAAAACAACTGCCTTGATATTCTCTTCGGGGAAGCTTGTGATCACTGGAGCCAAAAGCGAAGACAAGGCCAGACTGGCTGCGCGAAAGTTCGCCAGAGTGGTGGAGAAGATTGGGTACCCTGTGAGGTTCAGAGAGTTCAAGATTCAGAACATGGTTGGGTCTTGTGACTTGGGGTTTCCTATTAGGCTCGAGGGGATCTCGATTCATCATGCTGCGTTTTCGAGTTACGAGCCTGAGTTGTTTCCGGGGTTGGTTTATAGGATGAAGGATCccaagattgtgcttcttgtgTTTGTTTCTGGGAAGATTGTGATCACGGGAGGGAAGAGGAAGGAGGAGATTTATAAAGCCTTTGCGAATATCTATCCTGTTCTTACTGAGTTTCGGAAGATTGTTACGTAA
- the LOC108214539 gene encoding uncharacterized protein LOC108214539: MGEEVSIDVVNGGSDVGIENGNGMRIESKRDHQWVDGEAEGEPCTKKQATEGLKDVKELEDSKEQPKEVSNDEMCSEVSDPNFSPKENASCFHTISSQKIEETVIDNQVETTASGNHGEITASDNHGDTTASDNQGETIASDNQGEASSTCSGNFSTERESLSEEEHGHNAIGEKGCHSQVVIENQSHASITGIRKITFKFSKKREDYNNQIFAAPAGQSVISSCGDGYNKLPHSSSSLEMELKTQNNIYAGSSLVNVKKLLSTGILEGARVKYVSTSGNRELSGIIRDWGYLCGCSTCIFSKVLSAHEFEMHAGSRSRHPNNHIFLENGNPIYRIIQELRTAPMDMLEEVIKRVAGSSVNELRFQNWKASLHQKIELPKADDSCSNKFLGVHNFNTSHYAKVIRKTDGPASSYVQNEPFEHRSYMDALEEQEDMINGPRVNFSSSVWEQRRYSEGCTKKRDNDLHRLLFLPKGLRDGTKLAYCAKGKDILGGYKQGNGIVCNHCNTEVSPSQFEAHAGWAAKRQPYRHICTSDGYTLHEIAMLLSKGQSIQNIASSNSDDMCAVCGDGGELIVCDGCPRAFHSVCLRLECIPTGHWHCPHCTERFSSSGRNGGESRSIIFRLNRVVKAPEYQPGGCVVCRLQDFSVDTFDERTVMLCDQCEKEFHVSCLRDVGLCDLKELPKDKWFCCSDCNGIYSTMQSLVLKGIEMFPASVLDAVNKKNLGHGLTVGAANSMQWRILSGKSRYPEHLSLLSRAAAIFRECFDPIVAKSGRDLIPVMVYGRNISGQEFGGMYCVVLIVKSVVVSAGLLRIFGKETAELPIVATSRDNRGKGYFRALFTCIEQLLVSMNVEKIVLPAAEDAESIWTKKLGFKKISDEQLAKYTRDLQLTIFKGTSMLEKKVQHDVNVQSTVVVKTSQMADASGTPVMEEEQQAAD, encoded by the exons ATGGGAGAGGAGGTTAGTATTGATGTGGTGAATGGTGGTAGTGATGTTGGAATTGAGAATGGGAATGGTATGAGGATTGAATCGAAGCGGGACCATCAGTGGGTAGATGGTGAGGCTGAAGGAGAGCCATGCACGAAAAAACAGGCCACTGAAGGTTTGAAAGACGTTAAAGAATTGGAGGATTCGAAAGAACAGCCCAAGGAAGTGTCTAATGATGAAATGTGCTCGGAAGTTTCAGACCCTAATTTCTCTCCTAAAGAGAATGCTTCTTGTTTTCATACCATAAGTAGTCAAAAGATAGAGGAAACAGTGATTGATAATCAAGTTGAAACTACTGCGAGTGGTAATCATGGTGAAATTACTGCCAGTGATAACCATGGCGATACTACTGCTAGTGACAACCAAGGTGAAACTATTGCGAGTGATAATCAAGGTGAAGCTAGTTCCACGTGTTCTGGAAATTTTAGTACTGAGAGGGAGAGCCTGAGTGAAGAAGAACATGGACACAATGCAATCGGGGAAAAGGGTTGTCATTCTCAAGTTGTGATTGAAAATCAAAGTCATGCCAGCATCACTGGTATTaggaaaataacttttaaattcagcaaaaaaagGGAAGactataataatcaaatatttgctGCACCAGCAGGGCAGTCTGTTATTAGTAGTTGCGGTGACGGATATAACAAATTGCCTCACTCGAGTTCTTCCTTGGAAATGGAACTCAAAACACAGAATAATATTTATGCTGGTAGTTCCCTGGTAAACGTAAAAAAACTCTTATCAACTGGAATTTTGGAAGGAGCTAGGGTGAAGTATGTGTCTACTTCTGGGAAT AGGGAGCTTTCTGGAATTATCAGAGATTGGGGATATCTTTGTGGCTGCTCTACTTGCATTTTCTCCAAA GTGTTGAGTGCTCACGAGTTTGAGATGCATGCTGGTAGTAGAAGTAGGCACCCCAATAATCACATTTTCTTGGAGAATGGAAATCCTATTTATAGAATAATACAAGAACTGCGGACTGCTCCTATGGACATGCTAGAAGAAGTTATAAAACGTGTAGCTGGTTCATCTGTCAATGAGCTGCGCTTTCAGAATTGGAAAG CGTCGCTCCACCAAAAAATTGAATTGCCTAAAGCAGATGACAGTTGCTCCAACAAGTTTCTGGGCGTGCATAACTTTAATACAAG CCACTATGCCAAAGTGATTCGGAAGACTGATGGCCCTGCAAGTTCCTATGTTCAGAACGAGCCTTTTGAACACAGAAGTTACATGGATGCACTGGAAGAGCAAGAGGACATGATTAATGG GCCAAGGGTTAACTTTTCTAGTTCTGTCTGGGAACAGAGAAGATACAGTGAAGGTTGCACTAAGAAAAG AGACAATGATTTACATAGGTTACTTTTTTTGCCAAAAGGACTTCGTGATGGTACCAAGTTGGCTTATTGTGCCAAAGGAAAG GACATACTTGGAGGCTACAAGCAGGGGAATGGTATAGTCTGTAATCACTGTAATACCGAG GTTAGTCCTTCCCAGTTTGAAGCTCACGCTGGATGGGCTGCTAAACGGCAACC CTACCGTCATATCTGTACTTCTGATGGGTATACCCTGCATGAGATTGCTATGCTATTATCGAAGGGTCAAAGCATTCAAAATATCGCTTCCAGCAATAGTGATGATATGTGTGCAGTATGTGGAGATGGAGGGGAACTTATTGTTTGCGATGGTTGTCCTCGTGCTTTTCATTCAG TTTGTTTGAGATTAGAGTGCATTCCGACCGGTCATTGGCACTGTCCACATTGTACAGAAAGATTTAGTTCCAGTGGAAGAAATGGTGGAGAGTCTAGATCTATTATCTTTCGACTCAATCGAGTTGTTAAGGCACCAGAATATCAACCTGGTGGTTGTGTTGTTTGCAG GCTTCAAGATTTTAGTGTTGATACTTTTGATGAGCGAACAGTTATGCTTTGTGACCAG tgtGAAAAGGAGTTTCATGTTAGCTGCTTGCGGGACGTTGGGTTGTGTGATTTAAAG GAACTCCCAAAGGATAAATGGTTTTGTTGCAGTGATTGCAATGGGATATATTCGACTATGCAAAGTCTTGTTCTCAAGGGGATTGAAATGTTTCCAGCTTCAGTGCTAGATGCAGTAAACAAGAAGAATTTAGGCCACGGATTAACTGTTGGAGCTGCAAATAGTATGCAGTGGCGAATTTTAAGTGGGAAGAGTCGCTATCCCGAGCATTTGTCGTTGCTTTCTAGAGCTGCTGCAATATTCCGC GAATGCTTTGATCCTATCGTGGCAAAATCTGGTCGTGATCTTATACCTGTCATGGTTTATGG GAGAAACATATCTGGGCAGGAATTTGGGGGAATGTATTGTGTGGTTTTGATTGTAAA GTCTGTGGTTGTATCAGCTGGTCTGCTAAGGATATTTGGCAAAGAGACTGCAGAACTTCCTATTGTAGCTACAAGTAGAGATAACCGAGGAAAA GGTTATTTCCGGGCACTTTTTACTTGCATCGAGCagttgttggtgtccatgaatGTTGAGAAAATTGTActccctgctgctgaagacgCTGAATCTATCTGGACGAAGAAATTGGGATTTAAAAAGATAAGTGACGAACAG CTGGCAAAGTATACAAGGGACCTCCAATTGACAATATTTAAGGGGACCTCAATGTTAGAGAAAAAGGTGCAACATGACGTGAATGTGCAGTCTACTGTTGTGGTGAAGACTTCTCAGATGGCTGATGCTTCTGGAACACCGGTTATGGAGGAAGAGCAACAGGCTGCAGATTAG